AACATGCAAGCCATCGAATCTCCAGTCTGACGAAGCAGAACACGGCGCATGAATCTGTCTGTTCTGTCTCAGGCAGACGAGGATGGCAACCTACAATCACACATCCAGGCCAGAGCTTGAGTTTAATCCGCAGCAACAACCCAATGCCAAAAGTCGCAGGCGTCCTCAGCAGTCGATCTAATATCAGAGCCACATCCCACATCCCTCGAATCGCGGCTACGGATCGAGAGCCGCTGGTCAACAGGTTCCCGGTAAAGACACAATGACTTCAAGCAAATCACTCCAGGACTCGCCAGGCGACGAATACATACCTGTACCAGTACAGATGAAGATACCGCATGTGGACTTCATATACCGATTGAGCTGCAATATGGCGGAAGACAACCATGTCGTTGGAGCACCCTTCAATGCCTTGCACACTCGCATAATCATGCCTATCGTTGATGGGACCGTCAAAGGGCCGAGGATATCAGCGACGATCGAACGAAACAGCGGCGCCGACTGGGGCACGACGATCCAAGGAGCACATGTCAGTCTTCATGTCACTTATGCTGACAGACTACTCACTTCCGAACACAGTTCATGAAATTGGACGCTCGATACACACTCAAGACCGACGACGGCGAATACATATATGTCCGGTCCAAAGGCATCTTCTCCCCATCTGCAGATGACTTCTTCGCTTCAGGACATCCAGACAGCATGTCTCACTCCGACGTCGAATGGTTCTCCAGGCTTCAGTTTGATGCAGGTTCAGGCCCATACAACTGGATGAACAGCATCTTTGCTATTGGAGTACTGTCGATGCACGAGCGCAAGATTATCATTGACGCTTATCGGGTGACCAACTTTCCTGGGCAGGAGCCCAAAGACATCAGAGCACGATGAACAGAGCTACAGAACTGATTTTAGGCTTCCGCTGTTGCTCAAGACTTCTTCGATTGCGCCTGACACTTGCAATAGTCTTTCGTCTTCCTGCCTCATGCCCACGACTTGAATGCAGAGCGGCGCACTGGCAAAGTCCGATGGTCCTGTATCTAGTGGCGACATCAGCGACATGCTCAATCAAAACCATGCTCAGATCGAGGACTCACAAAGGCTATAATTCTTGCGGTCCATGTCACCGTGCCTGGCGTTCTCGAGAGAGTCTGCTTCATCTCCTGGCTGCACCCTACCCGTCGGAAGTATCACCGCTGGATAGTCGAGGAAGTTCCAGAGAGCAGTGTATGTCACCGGACCCCACTCATCAATTGGAGTAGCTGTGGTGGCTGCTGATGGCAAGATGAGGGCATCGAGCCGGTTGTCAAGCCAGAGTCTGTGATAAATGGCCTGGATTCTCTCTCGCACAGCATTCATCTCGAATAACTCGTCCAAGGTCGCTCCAGGGATACCGGCCAGATTCACTCGCCTGACCGACTCAATCTCTGGCTCACCACTCTCCAGGAGGCGGTCTTGAATAAACTGGTGATGATGTCAGCGCATGGTCAGAATGCGTGTGTTGAGAAACATCGGACTTACCTTGCAACCGTCAAGTGCAAACATTCGAAAGGCCGTTCCCAATGCTTCATGTACGTCTGGCAGGTGGATCGGGATCACCTCAACTCCTGCTCGTGTCAACTGCTTCGCCGTTCCTTGCATCGTCCGCCTTACTGGCGGCCAAGGAGTAAACGCTCCATCTTCGAAGGCAATTCCGATTCGAAGCTCACGGGTCGCTTCGTGGCCTATCCAGGACAGGTGCAGCGAGCAAGGATCATATCGCCAGGGCTGCGCTTCTATGATCGTCTTCATGAAGTATGAGCAAGAACGCAGAGTGGTTGCCATAGGACCAGCTACAGCCGCGATTCCACACATGCCAGGTGGAGTGACATGTCGTTGACCGCCATAAGGGACAATATCTGCACTGGGTCGAAGGCCGTAGATGCCATTGCAGAGGCTAGGTATGCGGATGCTGCCGGCGATCTGTCTTGCTATCAGCCAATTCGTAAAGCCATCATGGGGCGAACAGCAATCTCACATCTGAACCGATGCCGAGCACACTGCCTCTCATCGCAATGAGAGCACCTTCGCCACCCGACGAACCACCAGCAGTCAGGTTAGAGTTGGCTGGATTCAAAGTACGACCGAATAGGTTGTTGTCGGAATCGGCCGTCATCATCGTCTGTGGAGTATTCTGCGAGTGTATCAGTATAAACCTACGAAATTAATTGAGGCGCGGGTTCATACTGTCTTGCAGTACAGGACAGCGCCCAAGTCCAGGAGCATCGCTGGCAAGAATGAATACTCTTCATCCGGCTGAAACGCCCAGCATACTATACCGGTGGTCGAGTCTCTTCCCGGAATCTTGAAGGCGTCTTTGAGCGAGATTGGAAGTCCATGGAGTGGCCTTAACGGACCGTCAGGACTGTTGGCTTGTTCTTCATCGAGTTCGCGTGCTCGTTGGATGGCCTCCTCGAAGAACATCTCGGTCAAGCAGTTGGTCTGTTCCCTCCATCAGCGTTGCTCCACGCTTGCATTGCCATGCTCAATACCAGTTGCTGAGCTATGGCCGCTCGCTTGCAAAAAGCAACAGTCACCTCTACAGCGCTGTACTTTCTGGAGCGGATCTTGGCGACAAGATCTACTGCATCATTGTCGGATGTCATCTCCAGCTCGCGAATGGTCAAGATGCCGCATTTTGCTGGCACATCACGGACATCGAGGCCGGACTCAATTGTACCTTTGATCTGCCATTCCGATGGAATCCTGCTTTGTCGTTCCTCACGCTTCCGGCGTCCTATCTCGAGGTAAGTTGGCGTCGCATCCTTCTCTGGAAGCATCTTCAGAGCTGGGTCGAGTAGAAGCACGAATGATATCAAGATGCCACTCGCAGCAGGACAAAAGGACCCCGGGCACTTCTATACTCGAGCTTTCGCTACCACGGAAGCGGTAGTCGAGCACGGCAGCACTCCGTAGTCGTGCCGTGTCTTCGCGAGGTAGCATGATGAACGCGAACTGGCTGTATGGCGTTAGCGGGGCAACTTGTTGCCATTGTCCTGTCGCCTGTCTGAGAACTGCCGAAACGCGTCTCATCATGTGCCTCGACCGAAAGCTCGTGCAAGCAATGTGACCTGATAGAAAAGGTAAGCACATTGGAATACCAAGAAGCGAATCCGAGAAAGTACGTATCAAGAGGACAGCATAGAAGTAGAGGTCACGACATTTGCCTTTGAAGTTGTGCATGGCATGCATGAATCCAAAACGCGGTTATCCCAGAACAGTTTAGCCCCTGGGACGATGTCCCTGGGCTCCCTTATCAACATCATCTTCACGTCTCTTTGAGGGGAAAGAGACGAAACACTTTCAATACTGCAGACTATGGTGATGTTGATGCCGACAACGAGATCCGCGATCAGCATGCGGCTTCAACATGACTGCCGATATCAAGCTGAGCCGAGAAGGTTGTATCTCGACGCGACACTGCCGATACACTTTGGATCCAAGAAGCAACCATGAACCGGGCAACATGTGTATAAGAAAGACCCTTGGTCACGCATATTTATTCGTCAATGTTGTGTTCAATGATCATTCGAATCAGTATTGAACATGCCTACTACTCCACTTGACTTACCAGACTACGAAGTCGTGCCTGGGACTGTCTACCTCATCGAAGGCTCCCATCAAGCCGGCGGTGTTCAGGACATCATCTTGCTACCACCTCCCTCGTCCGATTTGAAAGACCCTCTCGTACATCAAACTCATTCTCATACGTGAGCTATATGCTGACAATGGCCAGAGATGGTCACGATGGCGAAAGGCTTATCACCTCTTCTTACTCGTGTGAGAACCTCTCACGTCGATACTTATCATCACACCTAATTCTCCTTCAGTACCTACAGCTCCGTCCTTGGTGCCCTCACGAACTGGGAGTCACCAATCTACATCGATCTCGGCCAGCACTACCAAACAAAAGTTGACAATCTAAACATCGGCTCAGCAATAACGATCCTCATGCTCGGTGTCGGTAACGTCGTCTTCGTCCCTCTATCCAACAGTTTGTATTCCACCGCCCCTCAATGCGTCCCACCCCCTACTAATACCCTCGCCCCCAGAGCTCGGCCGCCGTACAATCTACATCTGGACCCTCCTCCTCGTCCTCCTCTCCCAAATCTGGCTCGGCCTCTCCACCACCATCGGCGACTTCCAAGGCGCCCACGTTCTCCTCGGTATAGGTGCCGCGCCCTTCGAAGCGCTTGTTGCCATCTCAATATCGGACGTCTGGTTCGCGCACGAACGAGGGTCGAAACTGGGAGCTTACGTTTTCGGTCTGGCGTTTGGGAGCTTCGTTGGTCCAATTTGTGCTGGGTATATGTCGACGAGCCAAGGGTTTAGATGGATTTACTGGTGGGGGGCGATCTTGACGGGAATGCTGTGGGGATTGTTCTCCTTTACGTTTGTGGAGAGTCGGTTTGTTAGGGTGGGGGGTACGGTGAGGTCTGGGGTCGTTGTGGTGAGGAAGGATGCCGGGCTTTCCAGTCCTTTACCAGTGTATGGCGATGATAAAACTGCACAGCTGCAACAGGATATCAACCTATCCCCACGAGCCGGCGAAGTCCTCGAATCAGACCACTGGTCATTCCAAGCCAGCCTCTTCAAAACATACCCCGACCCCTGGCCCCAAATCATCAGCGAATTCTGGCGACCCCTCAAAGTCTCTATCCTCCCCGCCGTGTTCTGGTGCGGCCTCAACTACGGCACCTGCGTCTCCTGGCTCGCCGTCATGGCCACAACCATTGCCGAAGTCTTCGCCCCTCCTCCTTACTCCTTCACCAACAACAACCTCGGACTAATCTGGATAGCGCCCATGATCGGCTCCCTCATCGGTGCCTACTTCTCCGGTCCCTTGAACGACCGCTTCACCCTCTATCTCAGTAACCGCAACCACGGCTGGAGCGAGCCAGAGTTCCGCTTATGGGCTTTCATCCCTAGCGCAATCATCATGCCGGCGGGTTTGA
Above is a window of Fulvia fulva chromosome 6, complete sequence DNA encoding:
- a CDS encoding Putative amidase, coding for MLPEKDATPTYLEIGRRKREERQSRIPSEWQIKGTIESGLDVRDVPAKCGILTIRELEMTSDNDAVDLVAKIRSRKYSAVEVTVAFCKRAAIAQQLTNCLTEMFFEEAIQRARELDEEQANSPDGPLRPLHGLPISLKDAFKIPGRDSTTGIVCWAFQPDEEYSFLPAMLLDLGAVLYCKTNTPQTMMTADSDNNLFGRTLNPANSNLTAGGSSGGEGALIAMRGSVLGIGSDIAGSIRIPSLCNGIYGLRPSADIVPYGGQRHVTPPGMCGIAAVAGPMATTLRSCSYFMKTIIEAQPWRYDPCSLHLSWIGHEATRELRIGIAFEDGAFTPWPPVRRTMQGTAKQLTRAGVEVIPIHLPDVHEALGTAFRMFALDGCKFIQDRLLESGEPEIESVRRVNLAGIPGATLDELFEMNAVRERIQAIYHRLWLDNRLDALILPSAATTATPIDEWGPVTYTALWNFLDYPAVILPTGRVQPGDEADSLENARHGDMDRKNYSLCESSI